The Triticum aestivum cultivar Chinese Spring chromosome 4B, IWGSC CS RefSeq v2.1, whole genome shotgun sequence sequence TCCAGTGGACGCTGCTTTTGCTCCAACTTTGAGCGGGGTGACACCAAATCACACGGAATTGGGTGGTGGCCTTTGGTTCCCTCTGCATTGCAGTCGCTGTCGCCATCAGTCGTCACCCCCACATGCGAAATCAGGATAAAAAGAGTGGAAATTCAGTGTTTCTTATCACCCCCCGCGGCCACGGGCATCCACATCATAACCGAGATCAGAGCACCACAGGCTCACATCATCAGTCGGAAGCCATGGTTTTTTCTACCATTTCACAGATAATCACTCCAGGTGTAAAAGCTCTGAATATATACTTACATTGCTTGTCACCATAATCTTTGGAACGAACTTGACAATCCGTCGACTCGTGGTTTGCGGTGGTCACCATCATCATAGGAAGAGAGTTATCTCCCGGCAACTGATGTGCACCACAAGAAATGGAGAATTAAAACTAACCAAAGGAACCAAAAATCAATCTGCTCAAGCGGAAGCAAGAATATCCTAATCTAATAGTAGCATTTCACCATCTTATCCTACCAAAGGCAATAACCCCTGCCACCCACTTTCTGGTCAGTTTCACCATCCTGCAAGAATTCACATACCGAGTCATGActcatgagctatatataaaacCATTATTTTCATTTTACCAATTACTAAGCATACAGTAAGCATTGGCAACGTACATGTGCCACAAGGATCAGTTTGACACTGAAAAACACAAGAATTGATGGAAAACTTGTGCAAAGCAAAGAAAAGAACACAGTTCTCCCTGGACGTTTCAATGCTTTTTCTCGGAAAAAAAAATACGAGGTGAACTTCTAGGTTATAGCCAAAAtgtataaaaaaacaaaaaaggagagaAGAAACATAAAGTGAGCCCAAGCCTTTATTTTCAGAAAACATTTTAGCCTTCTTCCCAAAGGCCAAGGAGCATCAAAAATAATTGAAAGGATTTTGAGATACACATATATGAGAAAAGGACCTGACTCAAGTGATGCAATCAATGGGCATAGGAACAGGAACTAATTGTTTTTTTTAAACCGATCAGGAACTAATTGTCACCACACTGATGATGACTGATCAGTGTTCCAATAAAGAAGCAAGCGAGAAGAGCTCGGATGCGAAAACAACTGCAGTGTATGGGGAGCCTTCAGAAAAAAAGATGCCCAAGATAAAAAGGTGTAGAGAGGCCACAAAGTGGACTGCAAGATTGGCAGGTTGGTGGCCTCCACATCAGTGCTGCCTCCCCATGCCTTCCTGGCTTGCTCCTGGTCATGCAAAGATTGTACTTATCTTTTTGTGCTGAGGGAACCTCCAGAAACATACAAAAAGCAACTAATTCCATAGCAATGGAGAAGTTAGGCCATGAGGATAAAATACTGCTCAGGACCCTACTGTCCACATACCTGCCTGACTTTTCTTAACTACTGTCTCCACGAAGGCATATGTAGTATACAAAAGTCAGCAAATGAGTAGAAATTGGGATCTACACAAGATCCAGTATCTAGTTACATTTTCGTCACATTCAATCAACAAAGGCGCCCGGATATAGCACAGATGGCCTATGTTGTATGACCGATTGCTATATGAACCAAATCTGATGAAAGAAATACGCAAGCATTTAGCGAAAAGGGAAACAGCATGCATATCCACTACAAAGCTCACCCTAGTAGTCATTATAGATGCACAAAAGCTTGCTCCCATGGCGTATTGAGTGGCAGGTCGCGCAATCGCATACACTTTGTATTGGAGTCGTGTATAGTCCGAGATATTTTGCTGTGCGTGGGATAATGGTTGAAAAGAAAGGAAAAGATAAAGTCCCCTGTGCCAATGATAATGGCTGACAGAAAGGAAACATGCATATGTAGTAAAGATCGTGGACTAGCATATCCAGGAGATATAAAATAGGGAAGAATCGAGAGACGATTGTGTCAACCTACATATGTGGCCTGATTTGCGTAAAGATCGTGGACTAGCATATGTAGCCTGCGAGTCTTGTGAGTTTACGAATATATATTCCTAAAGCAAGTAGGGGCACTCATGGACTAGCATAAAACAATTCTCAACAGACATGCTTCATAGCTTAATATCTAGTAAGATAACCAAAATAAGAACATACTTTTGGATTTTTCATAAAAAATACATAGTATCGGGGTTTTTCTGATTCATAAAGATCTCTAAAGATCCATTTGTAAATGCACGAGAACCATGTAGAAACAAAAAGATTGAAATGGGCCTTATCAGCATGCTTAAACTGCAGTATCTGCATGTACAAGATTATATGTTCCCAAGAAAATTCCAGTAAGAAACATGCACCGGCAACAGTCCAGTTCAGACTTAAAACTTGCCGTTTGTTTTGTCAAAGAAATTGATGCTAAAGCTAAGAGCATGAAATTATTGCATGGAATTATTTTTTGACGCATATTGTATGGAATTATAGAAAATGGAACCCAGAATAATTATGTTTCTCTTTCTATTTTTGAGAAACGTAACAACACCTGCTCGTCGTGCCTTTGGACTAATTATTTAAATGAGTTAGTAAAAATGAAATAAGCATACACTTACTCAACAAACAGTTGCAAAAATACATCACGTTTTACGGTTTGCTTCATTTCTTTTGCATTTCAGTTAACAAAATTGCATGTGTTTGCCTTCACTtcaaaagtaatttccataaaatatGCCCACACACAAAATAATTAACCAAAACCTACATGCACATATTGCTCTACTTTTTTGGGGAACATGAGTGTGCTATTAATCAAAAGGAGTTAAGTCAACTCACAGAGTAAACCGGCAACAAACAAGAGTTAGATGCAGTCCAAATCCAATATATGTAATACTATACCCTTCTAAAATTTGTAACACAGAGCAAGAGACATGAGAAGGCAATTTTAATCTGAGGACAACCTCATCGATGATTCTCTAAATCAGACCCACCACGTAAAGAGGCCCCATGAGGGCCTTCTTGTCCTGCCTATAAATGAGAAGCAAGAGCCATCAAACCAGTGCACAACTAAGACAAAGTGGCTTCCTCTCACTAATACCAACCTTCTTCCCATCAGGCTGGAGTTCATCAAGGATCTAAGCCTGAAACTGGAGCCCACAAGCACACAGAGGAGGAAGAGCAACAAGGCTGGCTCCCAGCCCATCCAAGGTAGAAGCGAACAACGTTAGAGATGGTGACAGTGCAAGATGAGATGCGCAAGGGGCCATGGACAGAGCAGGAAGACCTGCAACTGGTATGCACTGTCCGCCTGTTCGGTGACCGCCGCTGGGATTTCGTTGCCAAAGTCTCAGGTTTGAGGGGTGGGAGACCTGCAAATTAGGTAGCCATTTTTGCAATCCTTGGCACAAAGATGCAAACAGCATGCAAATATCATTGTCTCTAACCAACTATCTTCATACATCACCTTATCTATGGCCATGTAGGCCTTAACAGGACAGGCAAAAGCTGCCGCCTCCGGTGGGTAAACTACCTCCACCCTGGCCTCAAGCATGGGCGCATGTCGCCACAAGAGGAACACCTTATTATTGAGCTCCATGCTCGATGGGGTAACAGGTTTGATCCAAAAGAAGACCTTACTAAAGCAGCTGTTTTTTTCATCTACAACAGGTGAAACGCACTAACATCCTCTCTATGTATAGGTGGTCTAGAATAGCACGCAGACTGCCAGGGCGTACGGACAATGAGATCAAGAACTACTGGAGGACACACATGAGGAAGAAAGCACAAGAGAGGAAGACAAACATgtcaccttcttcctcctcctcatcatttaCATACCAATCCTGCCTCCTTGAAACTGCACCAATAATCAGGATGGATGGAGGCAGCACTCATAATGGCACAACCTGCTTCTCAAGTGTACTTAAGAGCAACCAGAGTGTCATGGATGGATATTCTATGGACCAGATATGGAAGGAGATTGAGGCACCGGCCATGCTGCCCATTGATAAAAAAGCATGCAGCAATCTCCCATGTCCTGTGCTGCCATCTCCTATGGGAGATCGCTACTGCCCTCCTGAGGTAGTCTGGAAGATGGACAATGGTGATCTCAAGATGTTAGCTCCACAATTTGGTTATGGTAATGGAGAACGTTCCTGCTATTGAAGGTTCAAGCTGTCAGGATCGAGGTCAGGTTACTAAGATACATATATATGCTTAACAGATTTCCACTACCTATGTAGCTATGTCTGCATATACATATATATGCTTGCCAGAATTGCCAGTAGCTACGTTTGCATTAGTATGGAGGGTGATCTAAATATTTACAAATCTACTGTAACATTGTAGATTGTCAGGTCTGCTTATGATGTGTGTGCCTATGTAGTGTGTAAAATAGCTTATGTCTCTTGCCCTTCACAGAATGGAATACGAGAGCAATTTATATGCATGATACAGAAGTCAATCTCCAATGATATTTTGGTAAAAAAGTTAGATTGACACGAATGAACATTGTACTATCAGAATTATAATATCTCCCCCCACCTGATTCTAAAGCTACAAACAGGGCCATGAGATTATATGGCTGTATCTCAAGGAGCAAACAAAAGAAGAGGAAAATGGGTACAGAATCAGCATTATTTTTTTCAAATCGTTCTTGCTATTACACTCTCATTTCCTTCGGCAGGATGTTGAGATTGAATGCTCTTGATAAAATGGCTTCTGGAACCTAAGGAACGTCAAAGagaacaagtatttctccaatAAACACGCGGGCCCTGGAAACATTTTTTTTAATATGCAAACTGAGGCTGCTGTACAGACATCTGTATGCATATTTGATCTGAGTGGAATTGACAGACTTGGTGCAGAGTGAGTGGTCTATCACTTCAATTCTCTTAAAAAGGCTGAGCATTAGACTTTGATAGAACAAAAGAATGCTAGATTGTATTCGACACATAAGATTAGCAGGAAGTCGTAGATCATCCATTTAACAAATAGGAAAGTTAGCACTGCGGCAAGGTAAATAACGGGAGGTGGTAAGGGACTGGCACATAAGATGAGCAGGAAGTTGCAGATCATCCATTTAACAAATAGGAAAGTTAGCACTGCGATAAGGTAAATAAAGGGAGGTGGTAAGTGACTGGCACTTCAGATTTCTATAGCCGTCTACTTTGCTGAAAGTAGTATCTTATCTTGCAACTGATAAGCATGTATTTTCTTCTGATTGGGTGAATCTAGTGCTTGGACCACCTAGACACAACCATCATTAATCTGTGTTCCTCCACAACATTCAGAACTAGATGAAAGCTTAGATGTGGAGGTAGAGTTTAGAAGTTAtatttcttctcgttcttcttctatGTTTAGCAAATAAAAATTAACAAAGGACACCAGTCTCATATTGTTTCATGTGGAGCAAAATGCTGGCCTGGAAGAACTGCAGATATTCACCATAGCATTCAAATTCACCTGTGATTTATAATAATTATGAACAAAGAGGAAATCACAAGTACAAACAGGTCGCAAGATGTGATTAGCATGGAAAACCTTCAGAGCAGCCAGTGGCCAACAGTAAAAACACCCAGGACAGATACTCATACTATACTTAATGCAAAGTCATCAGCATCAATTTTCAATCAATCTGAAAGCTCAATAAAGGAATTGGTACATAATGCAAAGCTTAGTACTCCACTGCTAGTTAGTACCAGAAGGCTCTAGGTCATTTCTGAGAAAGAAAATAGGAGTTTCAAATCCTTCAATGTATTT is a genomic window containing:
- the LOC123091782 gene encoding myb-related protein MYBAS1 gives rise to the protein MVTVQDEMRKGPWTEQEDLQLVCTVRLFGDRRWDFVAKVSGLNRTGKSCRLRWVNYLHPGLKHGRMSPQEEHLIIELHARWGNRWSRIARRLPGRTDNEIKNYWRTHMRKKAQERKTNMSPSSSSSSFTYQSCLLETAPIIRMDGGSTHNGTTCFSSVLKSNQSVMDGYSMDQIWKEIEAPAMLPIDKKACSNLPCPVLPSPMGDRYCPPEVVWKMDNGDLKMLAPQFGYGNGERSCY